In Stomoxys calcitrans chromosome 2, idStoCalc2.1, whole genome shotgun sequence, the following proteins share a genomic window:
- the LOC106083093 gene encoding pro-resilin encodes MKLLSTSAALLCVTLFAMTSEAKKREAPVSNSYLPPSTNNRGSSSYSSPSNSYLPPASGPASNSYAPSGPASKPSSSYGAPPRSPSSSYGPPPPPSGPASGYSSRPSSSYGPPKKSSSRRPSSNYGPPKQPSSSYGPPARAPSSSYGPPKSSPPSSSYGAPAKTPSSSYGAPARAPSSSYGPPKSSPPSSSYGAPAKTPSSSYGAPAKAPSSSYGAPSAPSSSYGAPAKAPSSSYGAPSGPAAPSSSYGAPAKAPSSSYGAPSGPAAPSSSYGAPAKAPSSSYGAPAAPSSSYGAPAKAPSSSYGAPSAPSSSYGAPAKAPSTSYGAPSAPSSSYGAPAQTPSSSYGAPAQAPSSSYGAPAQAPSSSYGAPAKTPSSSYGAPAQTPSSSYGAPAQAPSSSYGAPAQAPSSSYGAPAKAPSSSYGAPAKAPSSSYGAPAQAPSSSYGAPAQAPSSSYGAPAQAPSSSYGAPAKAPSSSYGAPAQAPSSSYGAPAKAPSSSYGAPAQTPSSSYGAPAQTPSSSYGAPAQAPSSSYGAPAQAPSSSYGAPAQAPSSSYGAPAQAPSSSYGAPAQAPSSSYGAPAQAPSSSYGAPAQTPSSSYGAPAQAPSSSYGAPAQAPSSSYGAPAQTPSSSYGAPAQGPSSSYDAPAQTPSSSYGAPAQAPSSSYGAPAQTPSSGYGAPAQAPSSSYGAPAQTPSSSYGAPAQTPSGSYGAPAQAPSSSYGAPSQGSSSSFQPIQPPSTSYGTPAKTPSSSYGAPTGPSSGYPSGPSSSYNAPSAPSSSYGAPSQQGGTGSGYSYSAPASSSYDAPAQTPSSGYGAPSGPSSSYNAPSAPSSSYGAPPTGNDNGGGGSNDGGYSYPAPSSKVPDTIPQSYSSDGGYSY; translated from the exons ATGAAACTTCTCAGCACCTCCGCCGCG CTGCTATGCGTTACATTATTTGCCATGACGTCTGAAGCGAAGAAACGTGAGGCTCCTGTAAGCAACAGCTATTTGCCACCTTCCACAAACAATCGCGGCTCGTCCTCTTACAGTTCACCATCAAACTCCTATTTGCCTCCTGCTTCGGGACCAGCTTCGAATAGTTATGCCCCCAGTGGTCCTGCATCAAAGCCTTCATCTTCATATGGAGCTCCACCCAGAAGTCCTTCGTCTAGCTATGGTCCACCACCACCGCCATCAGGACCAGCGTCTGGCTATTCAAGTCGTCCTAGCTCAAGCTATGGCCCCCCAAAGAAGAGTTCTTCGCGTCGTCCCTCATCCAACTATGGACCACCCAAGCAACCTTCTTCCAGTTATGGACCTCCTGCAAGGGCACCCTCATCTAGTTATGGACCACCTAAGTCATCGCCTCCCTCTTCGTCATATGGAGCTCCCGCTAAAACTCCCTCATCCAGTTATGGTGCTCCTGCAAGGGCTCCTTCCTCTAGCTATGGTCCACCTAAATCATCACCACCATCGAGCAGCTATGGTGCACCGGCTAAAACACCATCTTCTAGTTATGGAGCTCCTGCTAAGGCTCCTTCCTCCAGCTATGGTGCGCCTTCAGCTCCTTCCTCTAGTTATGGTGCCCCAGCTAAGGCTCCTTCCTCCAGTTATGGTGCTCCTTCGGGTCCAGCAGCTCCCTCCTCTAGTTATGGTGCACCAGCCAAGGCCCCATCCTCCAGTTATGGTGCTCCTTCGGGCCCAGCAGCTCCCTCCTCTAGTTATGGCGCACCAGCTAAGGCTCCATCTTCCAGTTATGGTGCCCCTGCAGCTCCTTCTTCTAGTTATGGTGCCCCAGCTAAGGCACCATCTTCCAGCTATGGTGCACCATCAGCTCCCTCCTCCAGTTATGGTGCCCCAGCAAAGGCTCCCTCTACTAGTTACGGTGCTCCTTCTGCTCCCTCTTCTAGCTACGGTGCTCCTGCTCAAACTCCTTCATCCAGTTATGGAGCCCCAGCCCAAGCTCCATCGTCCAGCTATGGTGCCCCAGCTCAAGCTCCATCGTCCAGCTATGGTGCTCCCGCAAAAACACCTTCCTCCAGCTATGGTGCTCCAGCTCAAACTCCCTCATCAAGTTATGGTGCTCCTGCACAAGCTCCCTCATCCAGTTATGGTGCTCCTGCACAAGCTCCTTCATCCAGTTATGGTGCTCCTGCTAAGGCTCCCTCTTCTAGTTATGGTGCCCCAGCTAAAGCTCCTTCATCTAGCTATGGTGCTCCTGCTCAAGCTCCCTCCTCAAGTTATGGTGCTCCTGCTCAAGCTCCCTCCTCAAGTTATGGAGCTCCTGCTCAGGCTCCCTCTTCCAGTTATGGTGCTCCAGCTAAAGCCCCCTCTTCCAGTTATGGTGCCCCTGCTCAAGCCCCCTCTTCTAGTTATGGTGCTCCAGCTAAAGCCCCGTCTTCAAGTTATGGTGCTCCTGCCCAAACTCCCTCATCCAGTTATGGAGCTCCAGCTCAGACGCCTTCTTCTAGTTATGGTGCACCAGCCCAGGCTCCCTCATCCAGTTACGGTGCTCCAGCTCAGGCTCCTTCCTCCAGTTACGGTGCACCAGCTCAGGCTCCTTCCTCCAGCTATGGAGCTCCAGCTCAGGCTCCCTCCTCCAGTTACGGTGCTCCAGCTCAAGCTCCCTCATCCAGCTACGGTGCTCCAGCTCAAGCTCCTTCATCCAGCTACGGTGCTCCAGCTCAAACACCTTCCTCCAGTTACGGTGCTCCAGCTCAAGCTCCCTCATCCAGCTACGGTGCTCCAGCTCAAGCTCCTTCATCCAGCTACGGTGCTCCAGCTCAAACACCTTCCTCCAGTTATGGTGCCCCAGCTCAAGGACCTTCCTCAAGTTATGATGCTCCAGCTCAAACTCCCTCCTCCAGTTATGGTGCTCCTGCCCAGGCTCCCTCCTCAAGCTATGGTGCCCCAGCTCAAACTCCCTCCTCCGGTTATGGTGCTCCTGCCCAAGCGCCCTCCTCAAGCTATGGTGCCCCAGCTCAAACTCCCTCATCCAGCTATGGTGCTCCAGCCCAGACACCTTCCGGCAGTTATGGTGCTCCCGCCCAGGCCCCTTCATCTAGCTATGGCGCCCCATCTCAAGGTTCATCCTCATCATTCCAACCCATACAACCGCCTTCAACTAGCTATGGCACCCCAGCAAAGACACCATCGTCTAGCTATGGCGCCCCCACTGGGCCATCATCTGGCTATCCTTCGGGGCCCTCTTCCAGCTACAATGCTCCTTCGGCGCCCAGCTCTTCCTATGGTGCTCCCTCACAACAAGGCGGTACTGGCTCAGGCTATAGCTATTCTGCTCCTGCTTCTTCCAGCTATGATGCTCCTGCACAAACTCCCTCTTCAGGTTATGGTGCACCCTCGGGACCATCTTCTTCGTACAATGCCCCAAGTGCGCCATCTTCCTCATATGGTGCTCCCCCCACAGGCAATGACAATGGCGGAGGTGGCTCCAATGATGGGGGCTATTCCTATCCTGCACCCTCTAGCAAAGTACCCGATACCATTCCCCAGAGTTATTCCTCGGATGGCGGTTACTCTTATTAG